The window GGGCGaggcaggagggcaggcagAAGCTGTGCCCAGGAACGGCAGTGCCAGCCATGCTTGCAGGGATTTATTTGAAAGTGGCAAAGGAAAAGTCTAGTGGAGTTGTTTTAGCTCTGAAAAATGATCTCACGCCTGCTTGAGGGCTGGAGGGCCAGCACACCAGTCACTCCAGTCTTGCACAGGGGCGTCACCCCAGGCTCTTGTGGGGGTCTCCATTTTGTGGGGCTCCAGGGAATGAGGGGCTGCAATCCCAGGTGTGTGGGGGTCCTCTGTGcttctggggcagggatggggcttcCTTGGCACGTGTCCGCAGGGTGGGGGGAATGTGTGAGGGGGCTGAGCCTCAGGCACGGACTCTGTGAGTATGAAAATACCACCACTGGTACGAGCACACCACCTGCTGCCAGCCCGAGAAACGCTGCGAGGGGAGGAGCTGGTAGAGCCAGAGGACCACCCAGCAAAAAGCCTTCCCTTGCTGGACGCTGCTGCCGCCGTGGCCCCGCTGCTGGGAGCACCCTGCCCGCCACAGGACAGCTGGGGTGCAGACACAGAGCCCGGTTCATGGGCAGCTCTCCTCGGGCTGCCGGCCCTGGGCGGGTGCCAGGCGggccagcgctgccccagcccctcggCAGCCGCACGGGGCTTTGGGGTAGCCACGCCGCaggccccagggacccccggtGTCCATGCTGGTGCTGGTCCCAGCCGCTTCCCAGTGCAGCCAGAGAACGGGGACAGGGTGGCCAGGCGAGGGGACGGGGCAGGTCGGGCGATGGCACGTGGGAGGTGACAGCGGGGGACGCCTGTAGGTGGGTGACTGTCGCCCAGCTCGGCAGTGTCACGTCACCCCCTGCTCCCACCCCCCGCCACCCACGGCACAGATGGGAGGCAAAGTGCGAGCCCGGGGCCGCAGCCGTGGCTGCTCCGCTCAGGGGCACGCACAGCGGCTCTAGGTGCCGGCTCCGCCGCTGCTGGGTCTCTTCTCAGTGAAGAAGCTCTTGAGCAGCATCACCTGCCCGATGCTGACCACGAAGAGGATGAGGGTTTCCCCCACTGACCAGTAAGAGACGCGTCCGCTGAgctcctcagccctgctccGGTCCTGCGCCTCCCGCAGCCGGTAGTGGGTCTGGGAGTCGATCACCGCGTTCAGCATCTCATGGATGGTGACACAGGCAGATTCCATCTGGGGGACAAGGACAAGAGTGCCCTATTGCTTCTGACATGGCACAGCTGACGCAGCCCAGGGCCGTGCCGGGACACTCAAGAGCAGGATGGCAGTCTGTGCTGTAGGttccctgccaggacccatCCAGGCTGGTTCTccagtgggacagagctgagaGGCCCAGTGGGGCACGCGGTGCCCAGCCCAGAGGCTCCCACCAAGGGATGGAATGGCTGATGTAATTCCCTCACGTGGGATGGACATGGGCTGCTGCAATAGGGGAGCGCagacccagcacagccccccagccccaggcagaggATGTGGTGTGCGGTGGGGCTGTTGGCTGTTGGTTGGCACTTCTGCATCCAGCGGAGGAGGAGGGGAACAAGTCCCCAACTGCCATCCTGCAAGGCTGCTTGGGGCTGTGGCAGgacccccctccctcctttcctgccaGGACCCACCTGTGTCAGGGCAGTGACGCGGTTGTTCATGTCGGGCAGGATGGGCGGCTCATCGCCCACCTGGAAGTCGAAGTAGACAATTTTGTGGGAGAAGGTGGAGAACTCGTTGCTGAAGCAGAAGGTGTAGACACCCTTGAGCTCGGTGTGGTGCGAGAAGCTGTCGTACTGCTTCTTGGTCTCCTGGTAGATGGTCTTGCCATTGGGGTCCTCCACATAGCAGTCCACATCATAGTGTCCTCCGCTGATCACCTGTGTGATGAGGTGTGGGGAGATGTATCTCAGGTGGTGGCACACGCCAAGCAACGTGGCAAGGGCCCCACGGCTGCGTGAGGCCAGCGGGCACCATGCCCGTGGGATGGGGCCCAGGCCaggggagccctggggaggTCGTGCACCACAGTGGGGTGTCCGTGGCTCAAGTGGGGTGCCTGGAGACAGGGACAGCCCTCAAGACCCAGGTCAGGGGCATCCGTGGCCAATGTGGGCACATCCCACACCTGGCTCTCAGGTGGGCGCTGCTGGGCTTGGGAACAACTCcttgggagggagctggggggcacatgggaggagggagctgcagccctgcctggggctctgcagggcacaggaTGGGAGTGTGGGCAGAGGCCTGGGCAGGTGGCATGGGCAGAGGCAACAGCACACACACGGGCAGGGGTGTGGGCACGGGCAGCGGGGCACGGGCGGCCGCACGGGCACGGACAACACacgggcaggagcagagggacgGGGCACAAACGGGGTGGGGGCGGAGGGGCCCTGGCAGGGGTATGTGTGGGCAGGGGGTGCCGGCACGGAGCATGCAGGGCTGCCGGAAGGTACAGGTAGGTACAGGCAGGGTGGTACCTGATAGTCGAGGGTGAACTTGATGCCGCTCTCCAGCTCCTGGTGGAAGCAGCGCTGGACGCTGTCGGGCAGCTCCAGCGTCAGCTCCGTGCCGCCGGTCCCCAGCGCGCCCAGCAGCGCGGCCAGGCACAGGGTCCGCACCGCGCCCCGCACCGAGCTTGGCATCGCGCCCCGCACCGAGCCCCGCACCGAGCCCGCCACCGGCCCCGCCACCGGCCCCGCCACCGGCCCCGCCACCGGCCCCGGCACCACCCCCACACCGCCCCCCTGACGTGGCGTTTCCGCTGcgagcggagcggggcggggcgcgggcggCACCTCCGGCCCGGGGTAGGCACCCGCGGGCATCCCGGGAACGTTCCACGAACCCGGCACCCTGGGAACCCCCCGGCATCTCCGGGCGAGCGCTCCGGGAGCCCCGGGGATCCCCTCGGCACTCCCGGGGACCCCCTGGCCGGGCGGCTGGGGTCGGCTCCACGCGAGATCAGCCTCCGTCCAAAGCTGAGCGCTTTATTAATGCGGGGCAAAACCAGTGCAAAAGTCTCCGTCACCCCAGcgcctgcccctgcagcccacgCACACGCAGTCCCGTAAATGAACGCGTTCATGAAGCCCCGGGATCGGCGGGCACGGCGCACGGCCCGCGGCGCACCGTGCTCGGGGTGAGGCTGGGGGCTGCGGGGTGAGGCTGGGGGCTGCGGGGCCCGCGGGGCCTCGGCTCTGGAGCGGTTCCTGCCACTTTCCCGGCTGGATGGAGCCCTGGGCTCAGCTCGTGTCCCCTCGGTGACTCGGCATCCCGGGTTCCCCGCCGCTGGCCGAGGCTTTCTCAGCCGGGCTGGGGCCATCCTGCTCGGGGATCCAGCGCTTCCTGAACTCACAGCTCCTCGGAGTGCTGGGGAATGAACCCCCTGAAGTTCAGACGCTTCAGAGAGAGACAAGCCCATCCCGGCCCACAGCCGGCGAGGCTGCAGCGGGGCCGGGTGAGCTCAGCCGCCGCAGCTCCGGAGGGCTCGGGAATCTCGGAGGTGGAGGATTGTCTCCCTCTCCCGCTCCGGGAGAGCACCGACACGGCCCGTGGCTGGACGGGTGCTCCCGCTCCTCCGACCCCCGCTGGAGCCCACCgagccccttcccctcctggAAGGCACTTCATGAACGCCTCGGCCCCAGAGATCACAGCCGGGGGCTCCCGGAGGGGAGTCGGTGAGAGAACGAGCAGGGTGTAAGAAAAGCGGATCGCAACTAGTGAGGAATAAGCGAACTGAGGGTGGGATCCTTGGCACGGAGCTTGGCGATCTAGGACTGTGGGGGATCGATCTGCCCGTCAGCCCGCCCCCGATTCAGCCCCTGGGCTCCGTGCTGAACCCGCTGGCCACCAGCCTGTCCCCGGAGCCAGTGGCCACTCAGTGTGGGAACCGGCCCGGTTCTGCAGGGACAGCACGGCTTCGGTCCCCTCTCCGTGAACCGACGGTGACACGGCTACTGCGCCACGAGCTCCTCAAAATCGGAGAGGTGCCGcatctgctctgcctgcatGGAATGTCTGCGGAGGAGCTTCTTGTGGGCTCTCAGATCACCCCGCCTGGGTGAGCCGGGGGTCAGCGGCACCAGCGGCTTCAGCCCAGCCGCCAGCGGGGAGGGGGCTTTGCTGGAGCCAATGTCAGGAATCGGAGGGTTGGGGTTCACGTTCAGGGGGGGCAGATATCCTGGCCTTGTGTGGGAGATGTGGTCCAGCAGCAGGGTCCCGGATCCTCGCCTCTCCAGCAAGCCGGGTGGCCGGCGCCGGCCGCTGCTGGGCGATGTGCTGGTGCTGCCGGAGGGAGAGTCACAGGAACCATCCAGCAAGGCCAGGTGGGACCCGCTCAGCTTCCTCCTCTCTGGTGGCCCCTTCCCCGCCTCGGTGACCTGGGAGTCTCCGCTGTGTTCGGTGCCTGGCCTCCACCGGAGCGGCGGCTCCATCCCCGCAGCCGAGCTGGCGGCCGAGCTGGAGCTCTCCGGCTCCTCCGGGACTGTGATGCTCCGGGATAGGCATGGGTGCATGCTCGGGCTCTTCTCGTGGCTGGCTTTCCGTGCCAGTGGCCCCAGTGCCTGCTCATCCACTGGGGGGAAGAGAGAGGGGTCCcttcccttgctgctgctgctccggcTGAGGGAGGGCTTTTTGGAGAGCGAGAGGTCGCCGATGCCCGTGATGACCTCGCTGTCAGCGCAGAGCCGCGTGTCGTCGCGGTGACCAGAGGCCGCCAGCACCGAGGGAGCCACCAGACCCCATGGCTCTGACCGCAGCCGCTTCAGCCGGGGCAGGTGGGCTCTCCGAGCAGTGCCAGCTCTCTGGCCCGGGGAGGGTGGCTCAGCATCCCCGGTGTGTGAAGGGTGTGCGGTGGGAATGCTGCTCTCCTTCCCGGCAGGGGAAGGTGCCGAGATGGGAGTTTTCAGGTGATCACCAGAGGGGGCTGTGCCCTCCTCGAGGGAAGCCCTCTCCTTGAACTCCAGCGCAGGGGCGACGTTCAGGTACTGCTTGGCGGTCTTGGTGCCGGAGGCTGATGTGTCCACGGTGATGATGATCACCTCCTTCCCCTTGGCTCTGCAGGCATTCAGgaggtgctgcagcacagcGTTGTCCTCGGCATTGATGGCGTGGACCAGCGCTGAGGCTCCTGAGTGGTCCTCCAGGCTGGGGTCTGCCCcactctccagcagcagggacaccacatcccccccagcccctcggaTACAGGCGTGCATGAGGGCGGTTTTCCCAGACTTGTCCTGGATGTTGGGGTCGGCTCTGTTGTCCAGCAGGTATTTCACCATCTTGGCCTTGTGGATGCTCTGCTGGTCGACGTGCGTGGTGATGCAGGCCACCATCAGCGCCGTCTCCCCCTTCTCGTTGCTCTCGTTGATGTAAGCCcccccttccagcagcagccggGTCAGCCGGAGCCGCCCGAGCCACACGGCCTTCAGGAGGGAGTtgccccccagctccagctctgtcGCTTCGTccatggctgctgcttccctccGGGTGATGGCACTTGCGGCTGGCGGCTGTGGGGAAAGCGGGGAGGAGAGGTGAGCCCCCCACTTTGTTCCTGGGATGCCGTGCTCCGGGCACTGCCCCACATCCCACCGTCCCTCTGGCCATGCCCACCTTGTGCAGACAGCTGCTCGGATGTCTTGGCTTCCCCAGGAGATCAGAGAGCTTCTGATGGTCTCCACCGGCCTGCTGCTTCTGGGGGGCCACAGCATGAAGCCCACTGGAGACTGTGAGAACTTCCCTGATGGCTTCCTGGGCTGGAGCCGGGATCTCTGCTTCCTCACTGCCGGAGGGAAGGAGAAACAGCTACTGTCATGCTGTCTATTTTGTTTCTAGTGCCTCCTGCTTCTACCTCTTCACTAACCCCCACTGCC of the Poecile atricapillus isolate bPoeAtr1 chromosome 11, bPoeAtr1.hap1, whole genome shotgun sequence genome contains:
- the TMED3 gene encoding transmembrane emp24 domain-containing protein 3; translation: MPSSVRGAVRTLCLAALLGALGTGGTELTLELPDSVQRCFHQELESGIKFTLDYQVISGGHYDVDCYVEDPNGKTIYQETKKQYDSFSHHTELKGVYTFCFSNEFSTFSHKIVYFDFQVGDEPPILPDMNNRVTALTQMESACVTIHEMLNAVIDSQTHYRLREAQDRSRAEELSGRVSYWSVGETLILFVVSIGQVMLLKSFFTEKRPSSGGAGT
- the ANKRD34C gene encoding ankyrin repeat domain-containing protein 34C is translated as MLWPPRSSRPVETIRSSLISWGSQDIRAAVCTRWAWPEGRWDVGQCPEHGIPGTKWGAHLSSPLSPQPPAASAITRREAAAMDEATELELGGNSLLKAVWLGRLRLTRLLLEGGAYINESNEKGETALMVACITTHVDQQSIHKAKMVKYLLDNRADPNIQDKSGKTALMHACIRGAGGDVVSLLLESGADPSLEDHSGASALVHAINAEDNAVLQHLLNACRAKGKEVIIITVDTSASGTKTAKQYLNVAPALEFKERASLEEGTAPSGDHLKTPISAPSPAGKESSIPTAHPSHTGDAEPPSPGQRAGTARRAHLPRLKRLRSEPWGLVAPSVLAASGHRDDTRLCADSEVITGIGDLSLSKKPSLSRSSSSKGRDPSLFPPVDEQALGPLARKASHEKSPSMHPCLSRSITVPEEPESSSSAASSAAGMEPPLRWRPGTEHSGDSQVTEAGKGPPERRKLSGSHLALLDGSCDSPSGSTSTSPSSGRRRPPGLLERRGSGTLLLDHISHTRPGYLPPLNVNPNPPIPDIGSSKAPSPLAAGLKPLVPLTPGSPRRGDLRAHKKLLRRHSMQAEQMRHLSDFEELVAQ